From a region of the Aeoliella mucimassa genome:
- a CDS encoding nitroreductase family protein: MRSLIKKLINTYFLPPLWRLAVWWPLLADIYFVFSGTFRREHRAVLHGKLQHTSATKEADDQGSIYTLRRNVHRLEKGLVYRPRRDVFARDYIGDTVAIYQVLLQDPNERIAPLLKWAHDVLKEYFSVVASDPAIDPPREKFAALPPCSACTSAAEEWIPYQRDSTPLNITIEDLEKLAWRRRSVRWYQDKPVPREVIDRAMEVAKLSPSACNRQPFEFRVLDDVELARKVGAIPMGTTGFSQNFPCLVVIVGDLNAYFSERDRHVIYVDGGLAAMAFQFALEVQGVGSCCINWPDIEPLEKKMAKALNLDYNHRPVMCISLGYPDPTGTVPYSQKKSLDEIRSYNKVSK, encoded by the coding sequence ATGCGTAGTCTCATCAAGAAACTCATTAACACTTACTTTCTTCCCCCACTCTGGCGGCTTGCTGTGTGGTGGCCTTTGTTGGCTGACATCTACTTCGTGTTCAGCGGTACGTTTCGTCGAGAGCATCGAGCGGTGTTGCATGGAAAGTTGCAGCATACGAGTGCGACAAAAGAAGCGGACGATCAAGGATCGATCTACACGTTGCGTCGCAATGTGCATCGCTTGGAAAAGGGGTTGGTCTATCGCCCCCGGCGTGATGTGTTTGCCCGCGACTACATCGGCGACACCGTTGCGATTTATCAAGTGCTTCTGCAAGACCCGAACGAACGCATTGCACCGCTTCTAAAATGGGCGCACGACGTTCTTAAGGAGTACTTCTCGGTCGTTGCTAGCGATCCAGCGATTGATCCTCCTCGCGAGAAGTTTGCAGCACTCCCTCCTTGCTCAGCTTGTACTTCTGCTGCGGAAGAGTGGATTCCTTACCAACGCGATTCCACTCCGCTCAACATCACGATCGAAGATTTAGAGAAACTGGCTTGGCGGAGAAGAAGCGTCCGCTGGTATCAGGATAAACCGGTGCCGCGCGAAGTGATTGATCGAGCCATGGAAGTCGCCAAGCTGTCACCGAGTGCCTGCAATCGACAGCCGTTTGAGTTTCGCGTACTTGACGATGTGGAGCTTGCTCGAAAGGTCGGGGCAATTCCCATGGGGACCACAGGATTCTCGCAGAACTTCCCCTGCTTGGTTGTGATTGTCGGCGACCTGAATGCCTACTTTAGCGAGCGAGATCGCCATGTGATTTACGTGGATGGCGGGCTGGCGGCCATGGCATTTCAGTTCGCCCTGGAAGTGCAAGGAGTTGGCTCCTGTTGTATCAATTGGCCCGATATTGAACCGCTCGAGAAGAAAATGGCAAAGGCCTTGAACTTGGATTACAACCACCGCCCAGTCATGTGCATTTCACTGGGTTATCCCGACCCCACAGGCACGGTTCCTTACTCGCAAAAGAAGAGTTTGGATGAAATCAGAAGCTACAATAAGGTGTCCAAATAG
- a CDS encoding lipopolysaccharide biosynthesis protein has translation MKSKTVRGGMSTATAQAARVVIGMATIPIFARLLEPEDFGLVAMVTVLTNFATMFVNSGFSTATVQRDEITHQQVSNLFWIAATLGTTVALITSGLAPLVGWMYGEPKLVAITIVLSFSFLFSGLSIQHEAMMRRGMQFHMLATTSLIAFIAGQTAGILWAWHFRGQPNAYWALVLIPVTTAATTMVTAWGLCHWRPSLPQRNAGTRELAVFGANLTAFSFVNYFARNADNLLIGLFWGKVLLGYYERAYRLLLLPLQQIAPPFGAVVIPALSRLNGDQEGYTRAYYRAINAFAWTSVPVIGWLACSADPLIYIYMGAKWEPVTPLLQALLPAAWANCIIPASGWAFTSSGRVREMLIWGTVHSVVLVIVMLACVPYGVLQIAWGVSIAYVVMRLPGFIYCFHNTPLSVRSLIRMIWYPTLIPAIAAAIAGIAHHYWLRDMSIARDLAWPWLGNSSAASELLATTLVFAIAGVGCLLAIPGALEEIRNIGNIARLSMKKPGKAQ, from the coding sequence TTGAAGAGCAAAACCGTGCGCGGCGGCATGTCGACTGCTACCGCACAAGCTGCGCGCGTGGTGATCGGCATGGCCACGATCCCGATCTTTGCCCGGCTGCTTGAGCCGGAAGATTTTGGTCTGGTCGCCATGGTTACGGTGTTAACGAACTTCGCAACGATGTTCGTTAACTCGGGCTTCTCCACTGCGACCGTCCAACGCGACGAGATAACCCATCAACAGGTAAGCAATCTGTTCTGGATTGCGGCAACCCTTGGCACTACAGTCGCTCTCATCACTTCCGGGCTGGCACCACTGGTTGGCTGGATGTACGGGGAGCCTAAGCTCGTTGCTATTACGATAGTTCTGTCGTTTTCGTTCCTCTTCAGCGGCCTCTCAATTCAGCATGAGGCGATGATGCGACGAGGGATGCAGTTCCACATGCTGGCAACGACAAGTCTCATTGCTTTTATTGCGGGACAAACCGCTGGCATTCTGTGGGCTTGGCATTTCCGTGGTCAGCCGAATGCTTACTGGGCCTTAGTGCTTATTCCCGTGACCACTGCCGCAACGACGATGGTAACCGCTTGGGGATTATGCCATTGGCGGCCTTCGCTACCGCAACGCAACGCAGGCACTCGCGAGTTGGCCGTATTTGGAGCTAACCTCACCGCATTTTCGTTTGTAAACTACTTCGCACGCAATGCCGATAACTTGCTGATTGGCTTGTTCTGGGGCAAGGTCCTGCTTGGCTACTACGAGCGAGCGTATCGGTTGCTGCTACTTCCACTACAGCAAATTGCTCCTCCCTTCGGAGCTGTAGTTATCCCTGCACTTAGCCGCTTGAACGGCGACCAAGAAGGCTACACCCGTGCTTACTACCGTGCTATTAACGCCTTCGCTTGGACTTCGGTGCCAGTGATTGGTTGGCTAGCTTGCTCGGCTGATCCATTGATCTACATTTACATGGGCGCGAAGTGGGAACCGGTGACGCCATTGCTCCAGGCGCTTCTGCCTGCAGCGTGGGCGAACTGTATTATCCCAGCATCCGGTTGGGCCTTCACTTCTTCGGGGCGGGTCCGTGAGATGCTTATCTGGGGAACGGTGCATTCGGTGGTGCTGGTGATTGTGATGCTGGCTTGTGTCCCTTACGGAGTGCTACAGATTGCTTGGGGAGTGAGTATAGCTTACGTCGTGATGCGCTTGCCGGGATTCATTTATTGTTTCCATAACACACCATTAAGCGTTCGCAGTTTGATTCGCATGATTTGGTATCCAACGTTGATCCCGGCCATCGCGGCAGCCATTGCTGGAATCGCTCACCATTACTGGCTGCGTGATATGTCGATTGCCAGAGACTTGGCTTGGCCATGGCTGGGAAACTCCAGCGCTGCGAGCGAACTTCTCGCAACGACTCTTGTATTTGCTATAGCCGGAGTAGGCTGTTTGTTAGCGATTCCAGGTGCCTTGGAAGAGATTCGGAACATAGGCAACATTGCCAGACTATCGATGAAGAAGCCGGGGAAAGCACAATAA
- a CDS encoding cytidylyltransferase domain-containing protein — protein sequence MTEVLAILPARDGSTRTSVNPLSPVAGHPLIGHTVTAARMSKSVTRIVVATPHSGIADVARRFGGQVVMQQRETNDTDAMLEVLEQLQASENYRPDVVVQLAWSAPLTTSEEIDRTVDALAQQQADSALAVVEFPKFVWQHDASGCGVGVNHDRPSGDHSDDSAPQFLEAHAVYAMRTSGLLETKQRFFGKTALVEMPRDRHLVLSDSSDLDVAELRLRRRFAMLRDKLLPDSIGAVVFDFDGVFTDNSVTVDQEGRESTLCSRGDGMGIGQLKKTGIPLLVLSKEPVPIVMHRCGKLGLECLHGVDNKLPLLDKWLAEHGVDRQNTVYMGNDINDIECLAAVGCGTVPADAHPDVLPVANLVLDYPGGRGAVRQLCDMIVSKVTTE from the coding sequence ATGACTGAAGTGCTTGCAATTTTACCAGCCCGCGATGGAAGTACGCGCACTTCGGTCAACCCGCTCTCGCCGGTGGCCGGACACCCACTGATCGGGCACACCGTGACGGCCGCCCGCATGTCGAAGAGCGTGACTCGCATTGTGGTCGCGACTCCCCACTCGGGCATCGCCGACGTGGCTCGCCGGTTCGGGGGACAGGTCGTGATGCAGCAACGCGAGACGAACGACACCGACGCGATGCTCGAGGTGCTGGAACAGTTGCAAGCATCCGAGAACTACCGCCCCGACGTGGTGGTGCAGTTGGCATGGTCGGCTCCGCTGACGACATCTGAAGAGATCGACCGCACGGTCGACGCGCTTGCACAGCAGCAAGCCGACTCCGCCCTGGCTGTGGTGGAGTTTCCAAAGTTTGTCTGGCAGCACGACGCATCTGGCTGTGGAGTCGGGGTGAACCACGATCGCCCCTCCGGTGATCATTCGGACGACTCGGCCCCACAATTCCTCGAGGCTCATGCGGTGTACGCGATGCGAACTAGCGGGCTGCTCGAAACCAAACAACGTTTCTTTGGTAAGACCGCCTTGGTCGAGATGCCTCGCGACCGGCATCTGGTGTTGTCGGATAGCTCGGACCTCGACGTCGCCGAGCTTCGATTGCGGCGACGCTTTGCCATGCTCCGCGACAAGCTGCTGCCTGATTCGATTGGAGCGGTCGTATTCGATTTCGATGGCGTGTTCACCGATAACTCGGTGACGGTTGATCAGGAGGGGCGCGAGTCGACCCTCTGCAGCCGCGGCGATGGCATGGGTATCGGTCAGCTCAAGAAAACAGGCATTCCACTGCTGGTGCTCTCGAAGGAACCGGTACCGATCGTAATGCATCGCTGCGGTAAGCTCGGCCTCGAATGCTTGCATGGTGTCGATAACAAGCTTCCGTTGCTCGACAAGTGGCTCGCCGAGCATGGTGTCGACCGCCAAAACACGGTTTATATGGGCAACGACATCAACGACATCGAATGCCTGGCCGCGGTCGGCTGTGGCACGGTGCCGGCCGACGCCCACCCCGATGTGTTGCCCGTTGCGAATCTGGTGCTCGACTACCCTGGAGGGCGTGGAGCGGTTCGTCAACTCTGCGACATGATTGTAAGTAAAGTAACTACCGAATAG
- the hemL gene encoding glutamate-1-semialdehyde 2,1-aminomutase, giving the protein MSSVADRPLSSQAFERAKQLMPGGVNSPARAFGAVGGEPIFIEQAEGAYLIDVDGNRYLDYIGSWGPMILGHAYPPVIEALQHSIARGTSYGAPTPGENELAELIIELVPSVDKVRLVNSGTEATMSAIRLARGATGRDKILKFAGNYHGHVDSLLVAAGSAAATLAVPNSPGVTSGASTDTIVLEYNDAEALAAAFAQHGSEIAGVIFEPVCGNMGVVIPTTEFLTALRSLTREHGALLICDEVMTGFRLSPGGAQQLLGIEPDITTLGKIVGGGLPVGAYGGSAEIMGHILPEGKVFQAGTLSGNPLATAAGSTTLRTLRDNPPYERLEALTAQLEAGLNEAIQSTGVTANVARIGSMITLFFSEQPITDWSTAATCDIKRFAQYFWGMMDRGFYLPCSQYEAMFVSAAHTPEEIDATITAAREVLATL; this is encoded by the coding sequence ATGTCTTCTGTTGCCGATCGTCCTCTCAGCAGCCAAGCCTTCGAACGTGCCAAGCAACTGATGCCTGGCGGGGTGAACAGCCCGGCGCGGGCCTTTGGAGCGGTCGGCGGCGAGCCGATTTTCATCGAGCAGGCCGAGGGAGCCTACCTGATCGACGTGGATGGCAACCGCTATCTCGACTACATCGGTTCGTGGGGCCCGATGATCCTGGGGCACGCTTACCCGCCGGTGATTGAAGCGTTGCAGCACTCCATCGCTCGCGGCACTAGCTACGGAGCACCGACCCCCGGAGAGAACGAACTCGCGGAACTGATTATCGAGTTGGTGCCTTCGGTCGACAAAGTACGGCTCGTCAACTCCGGCACCGAAGCGACGATGAGCGCGATTCGCCTCGCCCGCGGAGCGACCGGTAGAGACAAGATCTTGAAGTTCGCGGGCAACTATCATGGGCATGTCGATAGCTTGCTGGTTGCAGCCGGTAGTGCTGCTGCAACGCTGGCGGTGCCTAACTCGCCGGGGGTTACGTCTGGAGCGTCGACCGATACCATCGTGTTGGAATACAACGACGCCGAAGCCCTGGCGGCCGCCTTTGCTCAGCATGGTAGCGAGATTGCGGGAGTGATCTTTGAACCAGTCTGCGGAAACATGGGCGTGGTGATTCCCACCACCGAGTTCCTTACCGCCCTGCGTTCGCTCACGCGAGAACATGGTGCGCTATTGATCTGCGACGAGGTGATGACCGGCTTCCGTCTGTCGCCCGGCGGTGCCCAGCAGTTGCTTGGCATCGAGCCCGACATCACAACACTCGGCAAAATCGTGGGAGGTGGTTTGCCGGTGGGAGCCTATGGTGGTTCTGCCGAAATCATGGGACACATCCTGCCCGAAGGCAAAGTGTTTCAGGCAGGGACGCTCAGCGGCAACCCACTGGCCACGGCGGCCGGTTCCACCACCTTGCGAACCCTGCGCGACAATCCTCCCTACGAACGACTCGAAGCACTCACCGCCCAGCTGGAAGCGGGGCTCAACGAGGCGATCCAAAGCACCGGAGTGACGGCCAACGTCGCGCGGATCGGCAGCATGATCACGCTGTTCTTCAGCGAGCAGCCGATCACCGATTGGTCGACCGCAGCAACGTGCGATATCAAGCGATTCGCCCAGTATTTCTGGGGGATGATGGACCGGGGATTCTACCTGCCATGCAGCCAGTACGAGGCCATGTTCGTGTCGGCCGCCCACACGCCGGAGGAAATCGACGCCACGATTACTGCCGCCCGCGAGGTGCTGGCCACGCTGTAG
- a CDS encoding serine/threonine-protein kinase produces MDFEKLGPYRIGNRLGKGGMGSVYRGEHNDTGQVVAVKALAPQLATSEGFRERFEAEIESLKTLQHDGIVRLFGYGEESGTLFYAMELVDGRSLEEELKAGRRFSWREVVDISIQVCRALKHAHDHGIVHRDIKPANILLDTNEHVKLADFGIARLFGGTQLTMAGGVLGTADYMSPEQADGRPVTDRCDQYSLGCVMYALLAGRPPFRAKSLPEMLQLQRFAEPEPVRRYAPDAPEQLEHCIMQLLKKNASDRFPNTLVLSRHLEAMRKALSRPIDAPELASNDGMPSILDPPKPDSPKPPLAYAATVAGTEHSSPESQASIDIDVVPTAVRDAVTVDSLTDSSTRRAMFDATKTDHFTAVDHGSRPSSSGVSPSVWIASLGLLALVGISTWFVWQVMQPSTADELYAKIRPVEEMPDIDHLRGYEAEVNEFVARFSDDPRAGEVLGYQEELLLEKLQRRFDTLVRGRGERGDLNTAERLYLAAMRKLDADPVQAAKELEHLEQLFGQVGDEGSQDAEQLERVAACVELARRQRALLEQRLAAQHEDDLATLASRLDHAESLYESDPAQATAICTAVVELYGNDPWAEPMVRRARELLEAWR; encoded by the coding sequence ATGGACTTCGAAAAACTAGGACCGTACCGCATCGGCAACCGCCTCGGCAAAGGGGGCATGGGATCGGTCTACCGTGGCGAGCACAACGACACCGGCCAGGTAGTGGCCGTCAAGGCGTTGGCTCCGCAGCTGGCCACGAGCGAGGGGTTTCGCGAGCGTTTCGAGGCCGAGATCGAGTCGCTTAAAACCCTGCAGCACGACGGCATCGTGCGGCTGTTCGGCTACGGCGAGGAGTCAGGCACGCTGTTCTATGCCATGGAGCTGGTGGATGGTCGCAGTCTGGAGGAAGAACTGAAGGCTGGCCGACGGTTCTCCTGGCGCGAGGTGGTCGACATCTCGATCCAGGTTTGCCGGGCGCTGAAGCATGCCCACGACCACGGCATCGTGCACCGCGACATCAAACCGGCGAACATCCTGCTCGATACGAACGAGCATGTGAAGCTAGCCGACTTCGGCATCGCCCGCCTGTTCGGGGGCACGCAGCTCACCATGGCCGGCGGCGTACTCGGCACAGCCGACTACATGTCGCCCGAGCAAGCTGATGGCCGGCCGGTTACCGACCGTTGCGATCAGTACAGCTTGGGATGCGTGATGTACGCACTGCTGGCGGGGCGACCGCCGTTTCGGGCGAAGAGCCTGCCCGAAATGTTGCAGCTGCAGCGCTTCGCCGAGCCGGAGCCAGTGCGGCGCTACGCACCGGATGCTCCGGAGCAACTCGAGCATTGCATCATGCAGTTGCTAAAAAAGAATGCGAGCGATCGGTTCCCGAACACGCTGGTGCTCTCCCGGCATCTGGAAGCGATGCGCAAAGCGTTATCGAGGCCGATCGATGCGCCGGAGCTGGCGTCGAACGACGGCATGCCGAGCATCCTCGATCCACCCAAGCCTGATTCCCCTAAGCCTCCCTTGGCTTACGCAGCAACGGTGGCCGGTACCGAACACTCATCGCCCGAATCGCAGGCATCGATCGACATCGACGTGGTGCCGACCGCGGTACGCGATGCGGTAACCGTCGATAGCCTTACCGATTCGTCCACCCGACGGGCGATGTTCGACGCGACGAAGACCGATCACTTCACCGCAGTGGATCACGGTTCACGCCCATCGTCGAGCGGTGTTTCGCCATCGGTGTGGATCGCAAGTCTCGGACTACTGGCACTGGTTGGCATCTCCACCTGGTTCGTCTGGCAGGTGATGCAACCATCGACAGCCGATGAGCTGTACGCAAAAATCCGCCCGGTGGAAGAGATGCCTGACATCGATCATTTGCGTGGTTACGAAGCCGAGGTGAATGAGTTCGTTGCTCGGTTTTCGGACGATCCGCGGGCCGGCGAGGTGCTTGGGTACCAAGAGGAGCTGCTACTCGAAAAGCTGCAGCGGCGGTTCGATACCCTGGTTCGCGGGCGCGGCGAGCGGGGCGACTTGAACACGGCCGAGCGACTTTACTTGGCAGCCATGCGGAAGCTCGACGCCGATCCGGTGCAGGCCGCCAAAGAGTTGGAGCATCTCGAGCAGTTGTTCGGCCAAGTGGGCGACGAGGGTTCGCAAGATGCCGAGCAGCTCGAACGGGTGGCCGCCTGCGTGGAGCTAGCTCGTCGCCAGCGGGCATTGCTCGAGCAGCGCCTTGCGGCTCAGCACGAGGACGACCTGGCGACGCTCGCGAGTCGACTCGACCATGCGGAAAGCTTGTACGAGTCGGACCCTGCTCAGGCGACGGCCATCTGCACTGCGGTGGTCGAACTCTATGGCAACGATCCTTGGGCTGAACCGATGGTGAGGAGGGCTCGTGAGTTGCTCGAAGCGTGGCGGTAG
- the trpC gene encoding indole-3-glycerol phosphate synthase TrpC yields MPTILDKIVATKRQEIARAQSQTPLQELQSQLADAPPVRDFFAALAADGPIKLIAEVKKASPSAGLIREDFHPATIAKTYEQHGASCISVLTDESYFQGHLDYLRQVRAEVAIPVLRKDFILDEYQLVEARAAGADAVLLIAECLSPAELATLHAQATNLGLTALVELYDPENLESVLAAGARLIGVNNRNLHTFEVDLGHTLAIRQQVPSDKLLVGESGIRTHDDVAMLAAAGVDAILVGESLMRQPDIGAAVDALLGRTAG; encoded by the coding sequence ATGCCTACGATCCTCGACAAAATTGTTGCTACCAAACGCCAGGAAATCGCGCGGGCTCAGTCGCAGACACCGCTGCAGGAGCTCCAGTCGCAGCTGGCCGACGCACCGCCGGTTCGCGATTTTTTCGCCGCCCTGGCGGCCGATGGTCCTATTAAGTTGATTGCCGAGGTCAAAAAGGCCAGCCCTTCGGCCGGGTTGATCCGCGAGGATTTCCACCCCGCGACTATCGCCAAAACCTACGAGCAGCACGGCGCGAGCTGCATCAGCGTGCTGACCGACGAGTCGTACTTCCAAGGACACCTCGACTACCTGCGGCAGGTTCGCGCGGAGGTCGCCATTCCGGTACTGCGGAAGGACTTCATTCTCGACGAGTACCAATTGGTCGAAGCCCGTGCCGCGGGAGCCGATGCAGTACTGCTGATTGCCGAGTGCCTGAGCCCCGCCGAGCTTGCAACGCTCCACGCCCAGGCGACCAACCTGGGTCTGACCGCGCTGGTGGAACTCTACGATCCCGAGAATCTCGAGTCGGTGCTAGCAGCCGGCGCGCGACTGATTGGGGTGAACAATCGCAACCTGCACACCTTCGAAGTCGACCTCGGCCATACGCTCGCGATCCGCCAGCAGGTGCCAAGCGACAAACTGCTGGTTGGCGAAAGCGGCATTCGTACCCACGACGATGTTGCCATGCTAGCAGCCGCCGGGGTCGATGCCATCCTGGTCGGCGAGTCGCTAATGCGCCAGCCCGACATCGGCGCGGCCGTCGATGCCCTGCTGGGCCGCACCGCGGGCTAA